The sequence GAAGTGTTCAATTTACTAAAGACTCATTAAAGCTACATAGACAGCTGAAAATAGAATCTAAGAATAATGAGAACAAATTTCGACAGTTACCTATTTCTCCTGATATCTGGTATGCCGATAACTACTATGTTCTCTTAGAGATGGCTAAAGCTTCCTTAGGTTGGACAATTTTGCCTGCACCTATTGCTAAGTCGGCAGTTGAAGAAGGGAAATTAGTTCCTTTAGTCTTAGAACATGAACATCTAGGATGGGTTGAAAATGTTGATATTATTCAGAATGTTGGTGTTATTGACAATGTATTCACTTCTATTAGAGAGATATTGAAGTCGATGATTATGCAGGACTGTAGTTAGTGTATTTTAATTAGGCACTCTATTGATCAGAATTAATGCTTATGAGGTGTCGCATTCAAACCTTGCTCGCACACATACGATTCACGATGTCCGTAGATGTCGGCATTAGTAAAGATTTGATCAGCAGTTTGGCTTTGGGCAGTTGCTTTCTGCTGCACAACGGTGTTGTCTTGTCCAAATACGGGCGAAACAGCGCCTAAGCTAGCGAGTAATACAATCCATGCAGTGTGTGGCAAAGTGAGCTTGTTGTTCATTCTTATGTATCCCATGTTCCACTGTTTAATAAGTATAGAAAGCGAGTGGCCAGTGTGAAACTCTACATGAATGACAAATAAAAACTGCGATTAATCAACAAGCTGTCGTTTGAATGAGCTTTTACGACTCTTGCCTTAGGCTTTTACGCAGATCTTTTTTGTATTCCTCATAAGAGTTATAGCCATAGAGTTTCCAAGTGTGAGCACCCTTAATGTTGTGGTTGTAGGTGATCTCTCCGATCCACTGCTGACGTGTGGCAAGAATCATAGCGCGGATTTTTAATAATAAAGTGTCCATAGTTGCTCTCCTGATTAAGTTCACCTGCAGTATATTTATCGGTGACCTCCGGATGAGTATCGTTAGCGCAATGTTCAATACTTTTCAGTCAATGTGCTCATTTGAATGGTTTGATGCGTATACTTTCAATATTAAAAAGTCACTGAGCATCGCAATGAAGGGTTACTTGGAAAAAGTGCCACAACGAATTGGCACATCATGGCGCTATAAGAAAATTGTCGAGAACAGTAAAAGCTACGGTTGGCATAGACATGAAGAGTACGAGATAGCGATACATCGTCACTTTGCTGGACATAGCTTTATCGGCCATCACCAAAGCGATGTGTTCCACAATCACATGATTTTGGTTGGCCCAGATTTGCCACATGCTATCTATTCAGAAGAGAGCGCAGACGACTCACGAATATGTGAAACGCATGTGGTTTGGTTTCGCAAAGACTGGATAGAGCAATTAATCGCGTGCTGCCGTGAGCTCGAACCGCTGCGTGCTTTGTTGGAAGATTCAAAGAAAGGGCTGCAGTTTTCGCCTGTTACCGCAGAGAAAGCGACGGAACTGTTAAACAAGGTGATGGATCAGTCGCCACATCAACAACTGCTGACCTTGTTCTCTCTGTTTGCGCTTTTGCTTGAGGATCAAGACGTGGTGCAGTTGATAAACCCTGTCTTCAATTCGGATGATGAAGATGAGGCTAGCGATAAGTTGGACAAGGTTGAAGCCTTCTTGGTGAACAACTTTATTCGCGATATCTCAGTTAACGATTTAGCCAAGCATCTCTATATCAGTGAGAGTAGCGTTAGGCGGCTATTTCAAAAGCACTACAATGAGAGTTTTAGCCAACGGTTAAAGAAAATTAGGTTGAACGTGGCGTGTGATTTATTGCTCAACACATCACTGCCTATTAGTTTGATTCTGGAGAAGGTGGGTTACGACAACCAAGCTAACTTTAATCGCCAGTTTAAATCTTATAAACAGGTCACACCGACTCAATATCGCGCGGCAATGAAGCATCACTGATTCATTCACCAACGAAACAATTCCCATAAGCTTCTGAATAATTTACTGTTATATGAACTATAAAAATGGATTTAACGTATTACCAAGGATGTAAGTTAGGGCTCTCACATGACTTACTCGAATTACTATGAAAACAAGTCGAGGTTAGGATGAAGAAAATATTATTGCTGCTGAGTGTCATTCTGTTGGGTGGATGCGTGGGCATGCCCGAAACAGTAAAGCCCGTTCAACAGTTTGAATTGGATAGATACTTAGGCAAATGGTACGAGGTGGCTCGTTTGGACCACTCGTTTGAGCGAGGCCTCAATAGCATTAGCGCTGAATATAGCCTGCGTGATGATGGTGGCGTGAAGGTGATTAACCGCGGCTATTCGGATGAAGATGGCGAATGGAATGAAGCGGAAGGTAAGGCGTATTTTGTCGAAGGCAGCGATCAGGGATATTTGAAGGTGTCGTTCTTTGGTCCATTCTATGGCGCTTATGTGGTGTTCGAGCTGGATAAAGAGAACTACCAATACGCGTTTGTTTCTGGCCCAGATACCGATTATTTATGGCTGCTTTCTCGAACTCCGGAAGTCTCATCTGAGGTCATGGAGAAGTTTAAAGCGATGTCGAAAGAGCGTGGCTTTAACACCGATGAATTGATTTACGTCGAGCACTCAAAATAACGGTATGTAGCGGTTTCTTGGTCTTTACGTAACTTTACGAAAAGACCATATTAAGTGTAATGATAATGAGTAAAAATAACACCTAGGTCAGAGACATAGAGTGGTCATTATGAATAAATCATTATCGAAACAGACGGTTATTTTCCATTGGCTTACCGGCATTTTGTTTATCGCTGTGTTTGTTATTGGACTTCAATTCGAAGGCATGCCTCGAGGTCCCGAAAAAGGCGAGTTAATGGGGCTGCACAAATCGTTAGGTTTGATTGTTTTAGTTGTCGCACTTTCACGCTTTGTATGGCGTTTGAAAGAAGGGGCAATTGAGAGTGTGGCTGTATTAACAAGAGCGCAAGAACTTGCTGCGAAAGGCGTTCATCATTTCTTGCTACTCGTGACGTTAGCGATGCCAATCTCTGGCGTCGTGATGAGTGTTGCTGGTGGACGTGCATTAGAGCTATTCGGCATTGAGTTGATTGCTGCTGGTGAGGAAACGGAGTGGTTGCAGTCTGCGGCTTCTTTCGTTCACGTGAATGCGGTGAACTTGATTATGGTGGTGTTTGCTCTGCATGTTTTGGGTGCATTGAAACACCAATTAGTGGACAAAGATGGCACACTGAGCCGTATGCTTGGTCGTTCATCGTCTGCTAGCAAATAGTAAAGTCAGACATCAAGATTACCTCTTATTTAGCGAATCTAACTTTAATCTTGATAGAAAGATGAATATAAAAACACTCGGCATATACCGAGTGTTTTTTAGTTTGTGCTACCTATAAATCACACTCACTAAGCTTGCTTGCGAACCTGCAATACGCTCAGTACTGATAGCGAAAGGAAGAACGCAGGATCGCTCCAACCAAAGCCAACAAAGATACCCGTGAAAGCGGCATACAGAGTGATAATGGCACCCAGCATATTGGTGACAACCAAGCCTTGGATGAGTTTTTTAGCACTGATGCCCGCTTCAATATCTCGCAATAACCATGTTATCGCAGCAATACCACCAAGGAAGATACTGGTGTGTTGAGATAGAAAATAAGCGTACTTGTCATTAATTTCCACGCCGTACATAGGCCACATGACCGTCGGTAGGAAAAACAACGCGAAGGCAAACCCTGCGTAAATGATGCCGTGTAGGCTTAAAAACGTTTTATTGTTCATTTGTTATCTCTCTATCTCGTGCCTTTCGCTAATTCTTTATTCATTCCATTAGCCGTTGATTGGGCCTTTGTTAATGGTAGTTAATGGCTGGTTTACGTCAAAAATCACGCCGCGAACTTCTTCTACGCCCATCTCTTTCAAGCGAGCAGCATGCATGGCTAAGTAAGCCTCAGCACTGAGTTGATCTTCAAAAAGGTAGACACCGCCGCCCAGTTTTTCGGCTTGGTTTTCTGTCCAGATTTTCCAGATCATGCCCGGTTCGTTGTTGATGGACTTAGCTAGGTCTACGAGTGCGTTCGACATTTCTTCACCGAAAGGGCCGTTAAATTCAAAATCAACTTGTAGTAGTTTCATGGTGTTTCTCCGTTTAACAAATTTCGTTTAACAAAATTCGCTTAAAAATAGGTGTGTAAGACAAACAAGCCATTCTCGTTTGTTGTTGAGATTTATATTGCCTGTTGAAATAGATATTACCTGTAAAAAACAGACAGAAAAGTTTATAATATTACCATTAACTGTCAGGATTTTAGACCGATGAGATTAAAGACCACCCTCGACCAATGGCAAACACTCTATGAGATAGACCGCGCAGGCAGCATTCAGGCGGCGGCACTGCAATTGAATAAGAGCCACACCACGCTGATTTATGCGTTGAGAAAATTGGAAGATCAATTGGGTGTGTCTTTGGTGCAGGTTGAAGGTCGCAGGGCTGTGTTATCGGAAGATGGCAAAGCCTTACTGCGTAGGGCGAGCAGCATGCTGGAACAAGCGCGAGAGCTTGAGCTGATCAGTGAACAGTTAGCAAAGGGTGTGGAATCTGAAATAGTAGTCGCTGTTGATCATTTGTGCTGCCTTGAGCGCCTTTATAAGCCGATGGCTGCGTTTATGGCAGAGAACAACACCACCTCAATCCAAGTGGTTGAAACATCGCTGTCGAAGACCATCGAAGTGGTCACTCAAGAGCGAGCCGATGTTGCCATCATCAACCTGCCAATTACCAATTATTCGGCAGAAGCCTTTGGATTTACCAAGATGGAACCTGTTGTCGCAAGTTCGCACTCTTTGGCTAGCATGTCATCCATATCGCTCAACCAGCTGTCGTCGTTGCCACAAATTGTGGTGAGAGATTTAGGTTCGGTTGAAAAGTTGGGCGAGAAAAAGGATGTGGGCTGGTTGAAGTCAAGTCAGCGTATTACGGTCGATAATTTCGACCATGCCTTTGGTGCGGTAGAGCAGGGTGTAGGGTACTGCAGGCTGCCTAAACATATTGTCGATAGCCGAGGAAGTGACAAGATCACTGTGTTAAATGTGGAAAATGGCAGTGGCTATCAAGTGCCGCTGCATCTGACTCTGCCGAAAGGTGCGAAGACAGGCCCAGCTGCAAAACGTTTCTATGAACTGCTTCTTGAATCAGCCCAGAATGCGGACTAAGTGCTATGAGAAACTTAGTTATGACCTATTAACTATGAGCTATTAACGAGGCTGATTGCCATTTAAGAATAGTGCGACACATTCACGCGTGTAGTGAAGTCTTTCATTTTGTGACTCACCGCTATCGTGTCCGAAGAATCCCCAATACGCCGATTTGCCGTGAAACATCAGCAACAGTTGGCGTGCAGCAATGATTGGTGAACTTGATGTTGAAAGCGTTAAGTCACCCGAATCTATTTTCGATTGTAAATAATCAGCGAGTAACTTAGTGGTCTTCTGTGGCCCTGTTTCTAAATAAATAGAGGCGATCTCTGGATGTGTGTTGGATTGGCTAACCGCATTCTGAAAGGTCTGTCTAGATTGCTCATCAAGTAACAAATCTTGAAACTTCACACCAAACTTCACCAATTCTTCTTCCAAAGTGGCATTCATATCAAAGGCTGCAGGGCTGAGTTCGCGCTCCGCACATTTGGTTTGCATGCAGGTTTCGAAAAGTTCGTCTTTGTTTTTAAAGTGAGAGTAGACCGTTTGCTTTGAAACGTTCGCTGCTTTCGCTATCTGATCCATATTGATCTTGAAGCCATGCTCAGAGAAAAGCTGGCTTGCTGCGGTTAGGATCTGCGATCTCTTCTGTTCACTCTTGATGATTTTTGTCACGTGCTGTTTCTCGTTACTTGCTTGGTACTTGGTGTTGCTCAGTTCAATGCATTTCGTTCTGCGCTAAGCATTATGCTTTTTGTGATGGTTTTATCAATCATTAACGATGAAACTTATTTTTAACACAATCAAACTAGACAGTCTAGTTTGGTTTGGTTAGTCTAAAAAAAGAACATGATTGAGTACTGCATAGGAACAGTGAGTATGTATAAATTGATGAAGGGAAGTGCGGTGGCGTTGTCTCTATCGGCTTTTCTTGTTGGATGTGGCGAAAAGGAACAAGCCCAAGAGTCGGTTGATTCAACCAATCAAACGGCTTCGAGCGTCCAAACCATTTTAACTGTGGAAACGATGGCCTTGGCGCTGTCTTCCTCTTATGCAGTGCAGCGTGAATATGTGGGTGTGGTTAAGGCGGGTCAGCAGGCTAATCTAGGTTTCGAACTGGCGGGCAAAGTAAACGAGATTCTGGTGGATGTCGGTGACACAGTCACAATTGGTCAGCCGTTGATTCGATTGGATACCCAACTATTGGAAACCGAGTCTAGCCAATTGAAAGCACAAGCCGAAGAAGTGAAAGCTCAACTGAGCCTTGTTGCCGCGAACTTAAAGCGTCAGCGTTCATTGAAAGCAAAAGGCTTCAGTGCTGAGGCGGAAATTGATTCGTTAACCAGTGAACAACGCGTGTTGCAAGCCAACTTACTGCGCATTGATGCTTCGGTAAAAGGCAATCAATTGAAACTGGTGAAATCGACAGTGCTTGCGCCTTATTCGGGCACTATTGCAACGCGTTTTGTCTCTTTGGGAGATGTAGTGAATGTGGGCAACCCAACACTGACACTGCTTGCCTCTGAAGGTAAAGAAGCGTTCATTGGTATTCCTGCACATCAAATGCAAAAAGTTACCTCGCTTTCTGCGCCTAACATCCGAGTTGGGAGAACAGATTATGCCGTGGAGCTATTGAATCCCGGCGCAATGGTCGACACTCGGTCTCGCAGTGTCGGTTTACGTTACCTTTTTCCTGAGCAAGCTTCAGTATTAGAAGGGCAGCTTGCTTATCTTCAGTTTGATGAGCAAATTGATGATCAAGGTTATTGGGTTCCATTAACGGGTTTGATTGACGGCCTACGTGGTGTGTGGAATATCTTCGTTATTGGTCAAGATAATAAGGTTGAACGTAGAAGCGTGCAGGTATTGTTTGCCAACAACCAACAAGCCTACGTGAGCGGTGCAATCAGCGAAGGCGAGCAGGTGATATCCAGTGGTTTACATCGTTTGGTTCCCGGACAAACAGTGAAGCCAGCCAGCGTGACGGCTGAATAGGAAATAGTATGAAAATCATAGAGACTATTTCCAATACTCGACTGCTTATTTTGATGACCGCACTGCTGATGGTGAGTGGTATTTCTGCGTTCATGACGCTGCCTCGCGCAGAAGATCCAGTCATCATCAACCGTTACGCCAACATTACCACCAGTTTTCCCGGTGCCAGTGCCGAGCGAGTTGAAACCTTAGTTACTGAGGTGATCGAGAATAAGCTGCGTGAGCTGAGTGAAGTTAAACTGGTGAGCTCAACCTCAAGGCCGGGCGTGTCTATTGTCACGCTAGAATTGAATGACACCATCACCGAGCCAGAGCCGGTTTGGTCTCAAGCTCGCGACAAGCTATCTGACATCGAATCCATTTTGCCTGCGGGCTCTCATTCTCCCGATCTCGACAGTGACCACACCTATGCTTTCACGACCATCGCATCTCTAACTTGGTCTGGTTCAGGCGAGCCTGACAGGTTAACGCTGGGTCGTTATGCCAAAGAACTCGCTAAGCGACTAAGAACTTTGTCGGGTACTGAATTCGTTGATGAATACGGGATGCCACAAGAAGAGATTCAAATCAGCTTGCGTACTGCCGATGCAGCGGCGTTAGGGCGCTCAAGTGCCAATATTGCTGAGTCGCTAGAAGGGGCAGACGCTAAGAACTCGGCAGGTGAATTAGTGAGTGATTATTCTCGCTTTGGCTTAGAAATTAAATCTGAACTCGATTCTATTGAACGCATTAAGCAAGTGCCAATAGCCACTGATAGCAAAGGTCACATCATCCGTATGGAAGACATTGCTTCTGTGAAACGGGGTGAGAAAACCCCACAAGATCAGATTGCCATTATTGATGGTGAGCCAGGTGTGATTGTCGCGGCAAGAATGCATCCTGATCTTCGTGTCGATAACTGGACATCACGAGCGAATGCTCTGATTGAGAAATTCCAACAAGAATTGCCCAGCAATATCGATGTCACTGTGTTGTTCAACCAACAAGGTTATACCGAAACCCGCTTAGACGATTTAGGCAAGAGCTTGATGATCGGTTTTGGCTTGATCTTAATTGTGCTGTTCGTCACCTTGGGTGTCCGCGCTGCAATATTGGTGGCGATTTCTCTGCCATTAACTTCACTGCTTACGTTGTCGATCATGAAAATGACCGGTGTGCCAATCAACCAGATGTCGGTGACGGGCTTAATCGTAGCGCTCGGGATCATGGTGGATAACGCGGTGGTGATGGTCGATACCATTCAAGCTTACCGCCTCAAAGGGCAACAGCGAGCCGAAGCAACCATGAATGCGTTGAAACATTTATGGGTGCCGTTGTTGGGTTCCACTTTGACTACCGTTTTGGCATTTGCACCAATCATTTTGATGCCGGGTGCATCGGGTGAATTTGTCGGCGGTATTGCGATTACCGTTTCTTTCTCGTTGATCGGCTCTTACATTATCTCGCACACCTTAATCGCAGGCTTGGCGACCAAGTTATTACCGAAACAACTCAGCGACGTTGATAAGAAAGGCCAGCACCATTGGTACATGACGGGCTTAAGAATTCCTGCTTTAACACGTTGGTTCTCGTCTTCTGTCCGCTTTGGTGTAACGCATCCAATCATCACTATTGCTTTGGTGTTGTTGGTTCCGTTTACTGGCTATTGGAGTATGTCTCAGCTGACAGAGCAATTCTTCCCGCCATCAGACCGAGATATGTTTGAGATTCAGGTGTACATGCCGCCTCAAGCCAGCATTTATGCGACGAAAAATACCTCTGAAAAAATAGACGATATCATTCATCGCTATCCAGAAGTGGAACGCATTGATTGGCTAGTGGGCGCTAACTTCCCATCTTTCTATTACAACTTGCAAGCAAGGCAAAACAACGCGCCTTACTTCTCGCAAGCGATGGTGAAAACAGAGAACTTTGACCAAGCCAATGCGCTAATTCCGCAGCTACAAAAGGTGCTGGATAATGAGGTGCCGGAAGCACAAATCTTGGTACGTAAGCTAAACCAAGGGCCTCCATTTACTGCGCCAGTGGAGCTGCGTGTTTATGGTGAAAACCTCGATACACTGAAAATGATTGGCGAAGATGTTCGCCTGATTCTGGCGGGTGTTCCTCATGTGACCCACACAAGGGAAACACTGCAACCGGGTACGCCTAAGGTGTGGCTGAAGGTCGATGAAGACACCGCGAAACTTAACGGTATTTCACTCAATCAGTTTGCTGGCATGCTGCAAACTACGTTGACTGGTCGTGAAAGTGGATCTGTAATTGAGGGCAGTGAGTCGGTGCCGATTCGTGTTCGTGTTGCGGATGATGCGCGTGAAAACTTGGCGCACTTAAGTAATATTCGTTTGCCAATCAGCTCTGAGGTCTACTCGACGGGGATTAACGTTTCAACTTTAGCAGAGCTTGAACTGACGACCAGTCGCGGCGCGATTACTCGTCGTAACGGGCAACGAGTGAATACTATTGAAGGTTACATTGAAGCGGGGGTTTTACCTCAAACCGTGCTTAATGAGTTCCAGAAACGCTTAGAAAGCTATGAGATGCCATCGGGTTATACGATTGGTTTTGGTGGTGAATCCGCTGAGCGTGACAATTCAGTCAACAGCCTTATCTCGAATGTCGCCGTTGTGGTGGTATTGATGGTGTTGGTAGTGGTGATGTCGTTTAACTCGTTCCGAATGAGTAGCATCATCTTCATGGTAGCAGGATTGGCTGGTGGCCTAGGTTTGCTGTCGGTGTGGATCTTCGGTTATCCATTTGGCTTTACGGTGATCATCGCCATGCTTGGGATTGCGGGCTTAGCGATTAACGCCGCCATCGTGATTCTGACGGAATTGAAACTCGATGAACAAGCTTCATCAGGCAATGTGGATGCGGTGGTAGAAGCTGTGATGTCGTGTACTCGTCATATCAGCTCAACCACGATCACAACCGTTGGTGGTTTTATGCCACTGATCATTGCAGGTGGTGGCTTCTGGCCTCCGTTCGCGGTCGCGATTGTTGGCGGTACAGTATTAACCACTCTTATCTCGTTCTACTTTGTACCCGTGGTTTATCACTTGATGACTAAAAATCAGCGCAAGAAAGTCGTCACAGCTACAGCATAATCTCTCTCTTAATGACTATTACTCCTCTCCCTTGAGGGGAGTAATACCCGCTTAAAACATATCTTAATACCCCAAAAATTGGCTTTTTATCTTCATCTTTGGCCGTTTTTTGCTGCACATAGCTGACATTATTATCATAAAAATCAACGTGTCATTCGAGTGCCTGATGGGTTGCTGTCTGAAATGATTCCTTTTCTAAATACCTTTTAAATCCTATGTGAATTCATAAATTTGACAGTCATCACATTTTGCTTAATTCGCTCTTTCTAATGTAATCAATCATTGTTGTTTCTACTGCGTGTTTACTTTTTCTCTCCCGTTTCGCTTTAATCCTTTTCCGAACATGGTTCGACTCTTGTGGCACGTTCATATTGTGCGTCTGAATTGCATCAATTTCCCACATCTTACTTTCATAACTGGAAGGTTAGTTTCCAAGTTTGTTTGGTGAGCTTTCAATTTCGACTCCTCATAATGCGCCAAATGTAACAATGTGTTTCAAAGTGTGACAATTAAGTCATATTTTTTGTGTGGTTTTAACCGTGCGGCAATGTTTCGGCTGCGCTGTGCTGTCGT is a genomic window of Vibrio sp. ED004 containing:
- a CDS encoding lipocalin family protein — protein: MKKILLLLSVILLGGCVGMPETVKPVQQFELDRYLGKWYEVARLDHSFERGLNSISAEYSLRDDGGVKVINRGYSDEDGEWNEAEGKAYFVEGSDQGYLKVSFFGPFYGAYVVFELDKENYQYAFVSGPDTDYLWLLSRTPEVSSEVMEKFKAMSKERGFNTDELIYVEHSK
- a CDS encoding TetR/AcrR family transcriptional regulator, with the protein product MTKIIKSEQKRSQILTAASQLFSEHGFKINMDQIAKAANVSKQTVYSHFKNKDELFETCMQTKCAERELSPAAFDMNATLEEELVKFGVKFQDLLLDEQSRQTFQNAVSQSNTHPEIASIYLETGPQKTTKLLADYLQSKIDSGDLTLSTSSSPIIAARQLLLMFHGKSAYWGFFGHDSGESQNERLHYTRECVALFLNGNQPR
- a CDS encoding LysR family transcriptional regulator; amino-acid sequence: MRLKTTLDQWQTLYEIDRAGSIQAAALQLNKSHTTLIYALRKLEDQLGVSLVQVEGRRAVLSEDGKALLRRASSMLEQARELELISEQLAKGVESEIVVAVDHLCCLERLYKPMAAFMAENNTTSIQVVETSLSKTIEVVTQERADVAIINLPITNYSAEAFGFTKMEPVVASSHSLASMSSISLNQLSSLPQIVVRDLGSVEKLGEKKDVGWLKSSQRITVDNFDHAFGAVEQGVGYCRLPKHIVDSRGSDKITVLNVENGSGYQVPLHLTLPKGAKTGPAAKRFYELLLESAQNAD
- a CDS encoding cytochrome b, which encodes MNKSLSKQTVIFHWLTGILFIAVFVIGLQFEGMPRGPEKGELMGLHKSLGLIVLVVALSRFVWRLKEGAIESVAVLTRAQELAAKGVHHFLLLVTLAMPISGVVMSVAGGRALELFGIELIAAGEETEWLQSAASFVHVNAVNLIMVVFALHVLGALKHQLVDKDGTLSRMLGRSSSASK
- a CDS encoding efflux RND transporter permease subunit, which encodes MKIIETISNTRLLILMTALLMVSGISAFMTLPRAEDPVIINRYANITTSFPGASAERVETLVTEVIENKLRELSEVKLVSSTSRPGVSIVTLELNDTITEPEPVWSQARDKLSDIESILPAGSHSPDLDSDHTYAFTTIASLTWSGSGEPDRLTLGRYAKELAKRLRTLSGTEFVDEYGMPQEEIQISLRTADAAALGRSSANIAESLEGADAKNSAGELVSDYSRFGLEIKSELDSIERIKQVPIATDSKGHIIRMEDIASVKRGEKTPQDQIAIIDGEPGVIVAARMHPDLRVDNWTSRANALIEKFQQELPSNIDVTVLFNQQGYTETRLDDLGKSLMIGFGLILIVLFVTLGVRAAILVAISLPLTSLLTLSIMKMTGVPINQMSVTGLIVALGIMVDNAVVMVDTIQAYRLKGQQRAEATMNALKHLWVPLLGSTLTTVLAFAPIILMPGASGEFVGGIAITVSFSLIGSYIISHTLIAGLATKLLPKQLSDVDKKGQHHWYMTGLRIPALTRWFSSSVRFGVTHPIITIALVLLVPFTGYWSMSQLTEQFFPPSDRDMFEIQVYMPPQASIYATKNTSEKIDDIIHRYPEVERIDWLVGANFPSFYYNLQARQNNAPYFSQAMVKTENFDQANALIPQLQKVLDNEVPEAQILVRKLNQGPPFTAPVELRVYGENLDTLKMIGEDVRLILAGVPHVTHTRETLQPGTPKVWLKVDEDTAKLNGISLNQFAGMLQTTLTGRESGSVIEGSESVPIRVRVADDARENLAHLSNIRLPISSEVYSTGINVSTLAELELTTSRGAITRRNGQRVNTIEGYIEAGVLPQTVLNEFQKRLESYEMPSGYTIGFGGESAERDNSVNSLISNVAVVVVLMVLVVVMSFNSFRMSSIIFMVAGLAGGLGLLSVWIFGYPFGFTVIIAMLGIAGLAINAAIVILTELKLDEQASSGNVDAVVEAVMSCTRHISSTTITTVGGFMPLIIAGGGFWPPFAVAIVGGTVLTTLISFYFVPVVYHLMTKNQRKKVVTATA
- a CDS encoding monooxygenase, translated to MKLLQVDFEFNGPFGEEMSNALVDLAKSINNEPGMIWKIWTENQAEKLGGGVYLFEDQLSAEAYLAMHAARLKEMGVEEVRGVIFDVNQPLTTINKGPING
- a CDS encoding AraC family transcriptional regulator, giving the protein MSIVSAMFNTFQSMCSFEWFDAYTFNIKKSLSIAMKGYLEKVPQRIGTSWRYKKIVENSKSYGWHRHEEYEIAIHRHFAGHSFIGHHQSDVFHNHMILVGPDLPHAIYSEESADDSRICETHVVWFRKDWIEQLIACCRELEPLRALLEDSKKGLQFSPVTAEKATELLNKVMDQSPHQQLLTLFSLFALLLEDQDVVQLINPVFNSDDEDEASDKLDKVEAFLVNNFIRDISVNDLAKHLYISESSVRRLFQKHYNESFSQRLKKIRLNVACDLLLNTSLPISLILEKVGYDNQANFNRQFKSYKQVTPTQYRAAMKHH
- a CDS encoding efflux RND transporter periplasmic adaptor subunit, translated to MYKLMKGSAVALSLSAFLVGCGEKEQAQESVDSTNQTASSVQTILTVETMALALSSSYAVQREYVGVVKAGQQANLGFELAGKVNEILVDVGDTVTIGQPLIRLDTQLLETESSQLKAQAEEVKAQLSLVAANLKRQRSLKAKGFSAEAEIDSLTSEQRVLQANLLRIDASVKGNQLKLVKSTVLAPYSGTIATRFVSLGDVVNVGNPTLTLLASEGKEAFIGIPAHQMQKVTSLSAPNIRVGRTDYAVELLNPGAMVDTRSRSVGLRYLFPEQASVLEGQLAYLQFDEQIDDQGYWVPLTGLIDGLRGVWNIFVIGQDNKVERRSVQVLFANNQQAYVSGAISEGEQVISSGLHRLVPGQTVKPASVTAE